A region of the Dermacentor albipictus isolate Rhodes 1998 colony chromosome 4, USDA_Dalb.pri_finalv2, whole genome shotgun sequence genome:
GTTCTAATGGTGGTTCTGTATTTCAATGACCCGCTTGTGATCACGCAAGTAAGTTTCAATAAGCCGCAACATCACACCCCTTATAGCATATTTTTGAAACTTCGCCATTCATATTAATGTGTCTGATAGAAGCGAAAGACCTTATAATGTGGATCGAGAAAACTGCCACACcgatgtgcaagaatacagtaaTGCCACTTTTTCTTACATTGCCGGACTTTTTGAGATTCCAGGAAAAAGGAGCTCCTAAAGGATAACTTCAAAAAAGAAACATCATTACGCATTTCGCAAAACACCACAACTGTTCTATGTGATCTGTGTCCTAATACAGCCATTTAAAACTTTGCCTAACTCAAGACAACTGGTTAGCAAAGAAATTGAACTTCTGAGTAAATCAAGACTGCAAACAATATGCTGCTGGCCTTGTTCGTTCTCGATTTACGATTTCTCTTAATGTTTACTGCAAGTAAGCACTATCAAGTTCCCCGAAAAGCTACATCGTTGTTCCTTTTGTGCGGTACTTATAGCTGTGCGGATGATGTAGATCGCAGTGCGTAAGTGCGTTTTTGATATGCTTGTATGGTTGCGGGGCACTGAATGGCGTCACGTAAGTGCTTCTCAGCAAGTAGTAAAATACAATAATTGCAACGAGTTCTATGCTTCGTAATCGGAGACCAAATGTGACTGCGTCGGTTAACGCAGGAGAATATTAGCGACTAGTGCAGGGCTTTCTGTTAATGTACAGGGCTTCTCATTAGGTTTGTGCATCGCAATGAACAAGCGCGGTGCATAGATCACGTGGAAGTGATTGCGCCCGCAAAGTATGAAACTGCTGCGTGGCACAAGAACAGCCTCACGCCGCACACCCTTATTTTCTAGAGGGACGCACTTTGTGCGATAGGGACAAGGTCCCACGCACTAATACCTCAACGCAAGAGGCGACGATCGCAACATCACCGACCATGGCGCCTAGCTTCAGGTAATTCTCTAATGAGCAACGCGTAATGCCGCAAATGAAAATGCGCCACGCCCcaagaaggaagaagagaaaaaaggaacacaaaaataaaggAGGTGGGCCTCGTGATGTGAACGTGACGTGATCCGCCGCCTCTGACATGGAAGAATGCAGGGAACGAAAGGCGGTTGAGGACGCTTGTCGAGGCAAAGGAGGAGAGTAGCACTGCTGACAGTGACGCTTGCCTCCTTGCTGCATGGTAACAGCGTTGTTCAATTTGTTGTATCACATTTACTATAAATAATTTCACCAGTTATTTCGGTTTAATGCTCCCAAAGCACCTTGTAACTTCAAATATATAAAGAAAATTAGCATTTCGGCATTGTGAGGGGTCCTCGAAAAACCAATTTCGTTTCGCACTTTAAACTTGCATCACGGGTTTCATGAGTATCCCACTGAAACACTACTTGTTTTAGTGCTGTGGCGCGTTTCGTGTGTGTTTTATAATAGCGTTGTGCACTCCGCCTATAATTTTGCCTTCCTTGATACCCATCTTCAGTAGCATGTTACGCGTGCCGCCAGGCAAACGTCTCCCAGGTTCATTAAAGCGCATCTCTCTAACCCTGAGGGTCCCTCTGTCGCATTGCTTGATCTGTAGCTGCTTGCGATTGTTTTACATTGGAGGTGTCTCGTTCAGGCCCACTAGCCAAGTTGCGCGGAGGCATGCTATATCTTGAAGAACTCGAATGACAGCGTGAGCTGCTCATCAGTTGCCTTTCGCTCATAGTCCTTTCTGTGGGCACATGATCAGTAGTGTATTCTGTACCTTTTCAGAACCCCACTGAGCCGTTGTAAAAATCGGCCACAGAAAATTAATGTAGCTTCTAGCGAAGTTTCTCATCAGCCAAATACGCGATATGCAAGTCTTGCATGTTGTTTTTCTTCACATGTTTTCCTATAGGTAAGGGTTATTTGGTATCATACATTAGCGTTCCTTTAAGTCCTTACGTAGGGAGAAGCCTTGTTTTCTGTACTGTGACTGTTTTCCGCTTTGTGCCAAACTAGGATGCCATGAATTCATGCCAACTAGTTTAACCTTCAGTACTGGTTAAGCTCCGTTTCCTGACGAGAAACCAAAAGTGTTCTCATTTCTGTTCCACTAGAATATTTTACCACGCGAGAAATTGCACGTATTTGGAAATTCCTGCACTCGCACAGGGTATGGCAAGTCTCttaacgtttcggccggggtctgGCTGCAACGCCAGTAAAGTACTGTTATTTGTCCTGCGTGCGTCTATTTTTTCTTTACCTGTATATATGTGTCATATTCTtactttgcatatatatatatatatatatatatatatataatttaataTAACATACAATAATAtatctataatatatatatactatagatATACATTGGGAGTGAGAATTTGTGTGTAtagttttttttatgttgtcttCGTGCGGTCATATTCTCAGCAAGGCTGGGCAGTCCAGTTGTCCAGGCAAATCAAGGAAGTTCACAAGTGAAAACAAGTTTAGGTAACATTGCTTGGTGCGTTCATAAGCGATAGGTGAAGGTTTGCAAGAGAACCTAGCTAATCTACTGTTAGGCGCAGACTTCAAAAGCTCCAAATTTAATTGCATTTTGTGAAATTTTCATTCCGAAATATGCTGCTGAAGTAAGGGatattctttcttgttttcttgtagACGATGCGCATCCTCAAGGAGGTTCCATCAGCAGTAGACGACGACACCACAGCGGAGGCAAATTTTACCTCGACACAGCGAGGCATATCATATCATACCGTATCATACCGTATCTTCGAGATCATGGCATCAGTGAACGCGTCAAGTTATGATTGCTTGACACCTTACGAGCTCGAGCACCCGCTATCAGACAAAAAGGGGTAACATTTCGTTTCTGCATCTGAATGCTCAATTACCGCGAAACAAAAGCGATGATATATGTGCCTTTCTTTCCAGCTTTAgcttgtgggctcacagtacgtccccgcgcacggcgtcgccaagtggcccccgagacgtggagcctcacgacgcggcacgacgacgcacggcgatagacccaccgcaggttcgagcaccgagccgaaagacctggccggctctggccgtacgcatgggcgctctcccaggaacacacggcgtccaggacagttaaggcgtttattgatcaccaatggccaacatgtaccagactgcacccaaacacacagagtacactcggcgcccgcggttcccgatggcgaggaaggcgggttacacgccgcgtcgaacaatggtttacgcgcgcgggccgaaatgcgttcgcaaacgctacctagcgcttcccgtcaccgacaatggtctgcgacggttcggacaagcaaaatgtgacgcactgagcgcctgcgactaccgcaagggcggaacgcaaagccactcagcaagtcacacttacgcaagctaacaaagcacgtgaacgtccccaggccggggcgttggggacacaaatagctggtcgttcacgtaccttgcagcttgcctctcgtgaccggcgcttgTCCCTGTCGCAGCCCCACTCtcccgcgcaccgcgatcgtccccagtcggggcttcttccctacgtcacgccccacgacccaatcgcagggccgcgtagcatgacgtcgcgggacgtggccgcggcgcccggggaaaacggcgcgcgggtcgaggggcagggaaatgaggggagaggttttcctcgcaatggcgaataagtccggagccttaggcacagcaacgactgcgccccggtagaccgaaggaactcccacatccctctccccttaaatgtccctaccagctgagaaataagccggcggcatgtaacacaaaggaaaagtcccctgtatcagccagcactagatttatttatttatttatttcagtactctcagggccagaggcattacagagaggaggggcatacaaaatcggcggcacatttcttaaatttgttgacgtcggtgatggcagccatgaaggcagggaggtggttccagtcatttccagttcgaggaataaatgaatttataCAAAGGCTAGTTCGGCATTGCGGTATTCCTACCTTGCAGTTGTGGTCAGTGCGGGAAGATATATAAGATGGAGAGAGGAGTAACTTATGTTTGAGAATAGGGTTGGTATAATAAATTCTGTGAAAAAGACACAAGCGAAAATATTTACGACGCAGAGAAAGAACGGGAAGACCAAGTGCAGATTTCATTGCAGATACGCTTGCTGTTCGGgaataatttgaaacaataaaacgggcggcgcggttttgaACAGACTCTAAAGCGTTAATTAAGGTTATCTGATTAGGATCCCAAATGGAgcaagcatattctagtttaggcCTGATTAACGTCCTATATAGATGAAGCTTAATGGTGCTGTTAGAAGCTATGAAATGGCGCCGTAGGAATCCGAGCGTGCGGTTAGCCTGGTTAGATATGTAGTTGATGTGCATTTTCCAGGACAGATTGTGTGTTAAGTGAATACCCAGGTATTTGTAAGATGAGACAGATGATAACGGAGTGTTATTAAGAAGATAGCGAGGGGTGTATTCAGGAGGACGGCTGGAGATACGCAGGTGTTTGCACTTGGAGGtgttaagtgtcatgagccattcgcTGCACCATGAAGAAATTGCGTTCAAGTCCGATTGCAAACATGCTTCATCAGAGGGATTAGTAATTGAACGATAAagcacacagtcatctgcgaaaaggttaATATGGGAGATAACGTtatcaggaaggtcattaatgtaaattaaaaacagTAGAGGACCTAACACAGAACCTTGAGGCACCCCAGAAGTTACGGAAACAAGAGGCGAGTCATAATCATTAACTGAGACATATTGACGACGGttggaaagaaaacatttaatccAGCCTAATACCTGATCGTTAATATTAAGAGCACCGAGTTTAATTAATAATAGATCATGAGAAAcagtgtcgaacgccttagcaaagtctaaaaaaatgcaatcCACAATAACGTTAGCATCCATAGCGCGAAACAAATCATTAGTGAAAGACAGGAGCTGCGTCTCACACGAAAAAAATTTTCGGAAGCCATGTTGACATGAATTGAagaagttgttagattcaaggaAGGTAATAAGATGAGAATAGAtaatgtgctcaagaagtttacagggaacgCTGGTTAATGAAATAGGCCGATAGTTTAGTATTGAAGCTTTACTACCTGATTTGtgcaatggaaccaccttccccaccttccaatcaggaGGGATGGTACAACTCTGTAATGACTGTTCAAAGATTGCACAAAGAATCAATGATGAGCACGTAGATGTACTTTTCAAGAACTTCGTTGTAATGCCGTCGACGCCTGAACAAGATGAAATCTTCTGTTTTTCAATTAAACATGTCAAACCAACCGAATCAATGAGTATTGGATCCATGGGTAAAAAGTCACGTGTGCAAGGATGAGGGACAACATTCGGCAAGGCAGAAGAAAAACACGAGGCAAAAAAATCATTCAACACTTTGCAGCAATCGCTCTGGTGTATTGGAGTGTTGTGATTATCGCAAAGATCTATTGTATTCGGCTTATTCCCGCTGACCACATTCCAAAATTTCCTCGGATTATCTCTAAGAAGGAGCGGGAGCGTGTGCTGGTAGAAATTTTGCTTTACTTCATACGAAGTTTGTTTATAATCCGTCTCAGCGGTGGCGTAAGCGTGCCAGCGTTCGGCCGTTTGAGTTGCTTTGGCCCGCCGGAAtagcctttttttcttgtttagtaGGCGCCGCAGACGCGCGTTAAACCACGGGGCATGAGAGTTAGATATAATGCGTTTCTGAGGGATGAATTCATTAATTAAAAAATTGACTTTATCTTTGAATAAGGTCCAATTTTCATCAATGTTGCGCGTGTGGACACTTGGAATGAAGTCAGTGACAAAATCCATTAGTTTGCTGTTTATAGATTCAAAGTCAGCATTTTTATAGTCTCGGATAACTTTTGGGGTTTTGGTAGCGGGAACAGATATGCGCAATTCAAAATAAATGAGGCAATGATCACTCAAACCAGGTAAATATCTTAAACATGAAACAAGCCGCGGTGTAGTAGTGAGAaggaggtcaagaatgttagCGGATTGGTCAGTAGATCGTGTAGGCTGAAGGACAAGTTGCTTAAAATTAAAATCCATACAGAGGTTGATGAAGAGAGAGCACTCAGATGAGCAGTCAGATGAGGGAGGAGATTCATGCCAGTTAATTgctggaaaattgaaatcaccaagaaggAAGAGTGGACATGAGGGGAACCGGACAATTAACTCATTTAATACATCATGTAGATCTGAATGAAATGTTAAGGGCGAACTGGGTGGGCGatagcacacacaaaaaataaaatcacGATATCCGAGAGTGACTCGCGTACACACGATTTCCAAATGAGTAGCAATATCTATAACACAACAACTCAAGCCGTCACGTACGGCGATCAACACTCCGCCACCAGTACGCGAGACACGATCACAGCGAAAAAGTGTGAAAGCTTTTTCACATTGAAAGATTTCATAGTCTGCAATATCACTCGAGAGCCAAGTTTCAGTTAAGATAACAACGTCAGCTGAACACGAGTCAATGGCTGAAGACAGGTCATCACGTTTATTACGCACACTGCGCACATTGGTAAAAAGGAAGGAAATTGGTTTAGCCACCGGGCGAGCAGATAGCTACAGCGATGAACTACTAGCGGCGAACGAGGTACTCCCGACAGTATTCGTGGAAGCCGAAACAGATGTGCCTCTGTTCTCACTGGAACGATTTTCGGCAATATCTACTTCACAAACACGGTCGGTGGATGAACAATAGACGTAGCACTTTTTCTTGATGAACAATCGGTTCAATCGCAAGAGATACTTCTCTCCCGAAGCCTTACCGAAATCAGCCAACTTTTTGCGCGACTGGCGTGTGGCGCGAGAGAAGTCTTCACTGAATGATACTTTGGAATTTTTGAACTTCGTACGTTGCGATATAATCTTGTCTCTTAATTTGGGAGAACCGAATTTAACTATAATGGGTCGACATTTCTCCGAGACGTACGAGCCCAGTCTATGAGCACGATGAATACTTTCGTCGGGAAAAGATAGATCCAGTTTTTCTGAAAGAATTTTTCGAACGTGTTCTTCAGATTCTGCCCATGTTTCAGAGCTAGTGTCCGGGATACCGAAAAAAATCAGGTTATCTCGACGGGAGCGATCCTCGAGATCGTCTAGCCGTGAATTTATTGCACCTGACTCCGCACGAACTGCTTCGGATATGGCATCGTTGAGCGCAGGAACACGTTCACTGTCCAGCGACAGTACCTGGGATTCGACAGCCGCAAGCCTGTTAGTAAGGTCGCATACTTTCTGCTCTAGCTCAACTTGGTTCGCCTTAAGCTGTGTTAAAGTATCCATCAACTCAATGTGACGGGCATCCGATTTTTCAGACAGGGCAGTGATAGCAGCTAGCACAT
Encoded here:
- the LOC139059612 gene encoding uncharacterized protein, encoding MRTLDNPFCFLAVQIPVLLGTWLSAPARGYADTAATSPCSVATNWTKDLNALANVILRPTTPCGPGTSTASTEPIKACGPNDFFSGQERATTMRTLDNPFCFLAVQIPVLLGTWLSAPARGYADTAATSPCSVATNWTKDLNALANVILRPTTPCGPGTSTASTEPIKACGPNDFFSGQERATTMRTLDNPFCFLAVQVGDCPSLHAKRTSNICTLLFPCPQVLVSTVCDCIHVVKLLMLAGDIESNPGPTDTNPNADVLAAITALSEKSDARHIELMDTLTQLKANQVELEQKVCDLTNRLAAVESQVLSLDSERVPALNDAISEAVRAESGAINSRLDDLEDRSRRDNLIFFGIPDTSSETWAESEEHVRKILSEKLDLSFPDESIHRAHRLGSYVSEKCRPIIVKFGSPKLRDKIISQRTKFKNSKVSFSEDFSRATRQSRKKLADFGKASGEKYLLRLNRLFIKKKCYVYCSSTDRVCEVDIAENRSSENRGTSVSASTNTVGSTSFAASSSSL